One window from the genome of Salvia splendens isolate huo1 chromosome 9, SspV2, whole genome shotgun sequence encodes:
- the LOC121748278 gene encoding xyloglucan galactosyltransferase XLT2-like: protein MLPATDSPPFNSKPKTPDILDRKASSYLASLKPYLSLHHRRTWFFLAVLLLQLLLLLSAPSLPFSLSPSPSPSTPALNSTSTVTDTLLNSPPPTCPHGKLYVYDLPPQFNTEIVKNCDQINPWSSRCDALSNSGFGKSAAAVISKIAPRDASAAWFWTDQFSLELIYHRRMLNYRCRTSDPQSATAFYIPFYLGLAIEKSIFNKTSTEADRDHHCKMLLNWTSDQPLFKRSGGWDHFITLGRISWDFRRSLISDWGSSCFYMPQMRNITRLLIEANPWDYFDVAVPYPTGFHPASTADVRSWQDFVRSRNRSYSFSFAGATRGYIKNDFRGVLLNQCYAEPASCRVVDCGGSKCANGRSAILEAFLDSDFCLQPRGDSFTRRSIFDCMLAGSIPVFFWYRTAYLQYKWFLPGERESYSVFIHRNEVKNGTTIVSVLNKISKERVKEMREKVIEYIPKIVYANNNKGLEGMRDAFDVAVEGFLSGVKEQDQGYKWK from the coding sequence ATGCTTCCTGCCACCGATTCACCTCCGTTCAACTCAAAACCCAAAACCCCCGACATTTTAGACCGCAAAGCCTCCTCCTACCTAGCCTCCCTCAAACCTTACCTCTCCCTCCACCACCGCCGCACATGGTTTTTCCTCGCCGTcctcctcctccagctcctcctcctcctctccgcACCTTCCCTCCCCTTCTCcctctccccctccccctccccctccacccCCGCCCTCAACTCCACTTCCACCGTCACCGACACACTTCTTAATTCCCCTCCGCCGACCTGCCCGCACGGAAAACTCTACGTCTACGACCTCCCGCCGCAATTCAACACCGAAATCGTCAAAAACTGCGACCAAATAAACCCCTGGTCCTCCCGCTGCGATGCCCTCTCCAATTCCGGCTTCGGCAAGTCCGCCGCCGCCGTGATCTCCAAAATCGCGCCGCGAGACGCGAGTGCTGCGTGGTTCTGGACCGACCAATTCTCCCTGGAGCTCATCTACCACCGCCGGATGCTCAATTACCGCTGCCGAACATCCGATCCCCAATCCGCCACCGCCTTCTACATCCCCTTCTACCTCGGGCTCGCAATCGAGAAGTCCATCTTCAACAAAACCTCCACCGAGGCGGATCGCGACCACCACTGCAAGATGCTGCTAAATTGGACCTCCGATCAGCCCCTTTTCAAGAGATCCGGCGGCTGGGACCACTTCATCACCCTCGGCCGCATCTCCTGGGACTTCCGCCGCTCGCTCATCAGCGACTGGGGCTCCAGCTGCTTCTACATGCCGCAGATGCGTAACATCACGCGCCTCCTCATCGAGGCGAACCCGTGGGACTACTTCGACGTCGCCGTGCCCTACCCCACCGGCTTCCACCCCGCTTCCACCGCCGACGTCCGCTCCTGGCAGGATTTCGTCCGGAGCCGCAACCGCAGCTATTCCTTCTCCTTCGCCGGAGCCACGCGCGGCTACATAAAGAACGACTTCCGCGGCGTCCTCCTTAACCAGTGCTACGCCGAGCCGGCCTCGTGCCGTGTCGTCGACTGCGGCGGCTCCAAGTGCGCCAACGGCAGATCGGCTATCTTAGAGGCCTTCCTCGACTCGGATTTCTGTCTCCAGCCAAGGGGAGATAGCTTCACCCGCCGCTCCATTTTCGATTGCATGCTAGCTGGTTCGATACCGGTTTTTTTCTGGTACCGAACTGCCTACTTGCAGTACAAATGGTTCTTACCGGGTGAGCGGGAAAGTTACTCGGTTTTCATTCACCGAAATGAGGTAAAAAATGGGACAACGATCGTATCGGTTCTTAATAAGATTAGTAAGGAAAGGGTGAAGGAAATGAGGGAAAAGGTGATTGAATATATTCCGAAAATTGTATATGCCAATAATAATAAGGGATTGGAGGGCATGCGTGATGCGTTTGATGTGGCTGTGGAAGGGTTTTTGAGCGGAGTCAAGGAgcaagatcaaggctacaaatGGAAATGA
- the LOC121748277 gene encoding DEAD-box ATP-dependent RNA helicase 7-like isoform X1, giving the protein MQFGDGRAHEFSEEEEEEEEEEKMRFDNDSEREEDPNALTKFRISKALRETLKDKGIESLFPIQAMTFNTILDGSDLVGRARTGQGKTLAFMLPILESLTNGPAKTSRKTGYGRPPSVLVLLPTRELATQVFSDFEIYDGSLGLKCCCLYGGSPYQPQQIQLKRGADIVVGTPGRIKDHIDRQTIDLSALKFRVLDEADEMLRMGFVEDVELILGKVEDASRVQTLLFSATLPEWVKHIAAKFLKQDKKTTDLVGNEKMKASTNVRHIVLPCSGSARSQIIPDIIHCYSSGGRTIIFTETKDSASTLAGLLPGARALHGDIQQATREVTLSGFRSGKFSTLVATNVAARGLDIDDVQLIIQCEPPRDVEAYIHRSGRTGRAGKTGIAVMLYDPRKSNFSKIERESGVKFEHMSAPQPADIAKVAGAEAAEKIAEISDRVIPVFKDVAEELVKSSVLSPAELLAKALAKIAGYTEIKSRSLLTSMENYVTVLLECGKPIYTPSFVYGVLRRFLPEEKVESIRGLSLTADGKGAVFDVATEDLDQFIAEPKNHSGVSLEVVKSLPQLQEREQVRGGGRFGGGGGVGGRGGGYSERRDGRLSSGRGGGRGGFPDRRNDRFARGGGGGGGRGRANNNRRW; this is encoded by the exons ATGCAGTTCGGAGATGGACGAGCCCATGAATtcagtgaagaagaagaagaagaagaagaagaagaaaagatgAGGTTCGACAATGATAGCGAGAGGGAGGAAGATCCTAATGCGCTGACGAAATTCCGGATTTCCAAGGCGTTGAGGGAGACCCTCAAGGACAAGGGAATCGAGTCCTTGTTTCCGATTCAGGCCATGACCTTCAATACCATTCTTGATGGTTCTGATTTGGTCGGTAGGGCACGCACTGGTCAG GGTAAAACATTGGCTTTTATGTTGCCTATATTGGAATCGTTGACAAATGGGCCAGCGAAAACATCAAGGAAGACTGGATATGGAAGGCCACCAagtgttcttgtgcttttaccCACTAGGGAGCTGGCCACTCAG GTGTTTTCTGACTTTGAGATATACGATGGATCATTAGGGTTGAAATGTTGTTGTCTGTATGGGGGTTCGCCATACCAGCCACAGCAGATTCAGTTGAAAAGAGGTGCTGACATCGTTGTTGGTACCCCTGGTCGCATTAAG GATCACATAGATAGACAAACGATTGACTTGAGTGCACTAAAGTTTCGTGTACTTGATGAGGCTGATGAAATGCTGAGGATGGGTTTTGTTGAAGATGTTGAACTTATCTTGG GCAAGGTAGAGGATGCAAGTAGAGTCCAAACACTTCTTTTTAGTGCTACTTTACCAGAATGGGTAAAGCAT ATTGCAGCAAAATTTCTAAAACAAGATAAGAAAACTACGGATCTTGTTGGAAATGAGAAGATGAAGGCTAGCACCAACGTGAGACATATTGTTCTTCCCTGCTCTGGCTCTGCCAGATCGCAAATTATTCCTGATATTATCCACTGCTATAGTAG TGGAGGCCGCACTATTATCTTTACGGAGACAAAGGATTCTGCTTCCACACTAGCTGGATTACTACCTGGAGCACGTGCTTTGCACGGTGACATACAACAGGCTACACGTGAG GTCACACTTTCTGGATTCAGATCCGGAAAATTTTCAACCCTTGTGGCTACAAATGTAGCGGCACGTGGGTTAGATATTGATGACGTCCAGCTAATTATTCAG TGTGAACCACCTCGCGATGTAGAGGCATACATTCATCGCTCTGGAAGAACGGGAAGAGCAG GGAAAACTGGCATTGCTGTAATGCTTTATGATCCAAGGAAGTCAAACTTTTCAAAGATAGAAAGAGAATCTGGGGTGAAATTTGAACATATGTCAGCTCCACAGCCAGCAGATATAGCTAAAGTTGCTGGTGCAGAAGCTGCTGAGAAAATAGCTGAGATATCTGATAG AGTCATACCTGTATTTAAGGATGTTGCTGAAGAGCTAGTGAAGTCATCTGTTCTGTCCCCAGCAGAGTTGCTAGCAAAGGCACTGGCGAAAATTGCT GGCTATACTGAAATTAAGAGTAGGTCACTTCTCACTTCAATGGAAAACTATGTCACCGTTCTTCTTGAGTGTGGAAAGCCCATTTACACACCTTC CTTTGTCTATGGTGTTCTCCGAAGATTTCTACCTGAAGAGAAAGTCGAATCAATCAGGGGCCTTTCGTTGACCGCTGATGGCAAGGGTGCAGTGTTTGATGTGGCTACTGAAGATCTGGACCAGTTTATTGCTG AGCCGAAAAATCATTCTGGGGTAAGCCTGGaggtcgtgaaatcattgcccCAATTGCAAGAAAGAGAGCAGGTAAGAGGAGGGGGGAGAtttggaggtggaggtggagttGGAGGGCGTGGTGGTGGTTACTCGGAGAGACGAGATGGTAGGTTATCCAGTGGAAGAGGAGGCGGGAGAGGAGGATTTCCAGATCGGAGGAATGATAGATTCGctagaggtggtggtggtggtggtggaagaGGTCGCGCGAATAACAACCGTAGATGGTGA
- the LOC121748277 gene encoding DEAD-box ATP-dependent RNA helicase 7-like isoform X2, whose amino-acid sequence MQFGDGRAHEFSEEEEEEEEEEKMRFDNDSEREEDPNALTKFRISKALRETLKDKGIESLFPIQAMTFNTILDGSDLVGRARTGQGKTLAFMLPILESLTNGPAKTSRKTGYGRPPSVLVLLPTRELATQVFSDFEIYDGSLGLKCCCLYGGSPYQPQQIQLKRGADIVVGTPGRIKDHIDRQTIDLSALKFRVLDEADEMLRMGFVEDVELILGKVEDASRVQTLLFSATLPEWVKHIAAKFLKQDKKTTDLVGNEKMKASTNVRHIVLPCSGSARSQIIPDIIHCYSSGGRTIIFTETKDSASTLAGLLPGARALHGDIQQATREVTLSGFRSGKFSTLVATNVAARGLDIDDVQLIIQCEPPRDVEAYIHRSGRTGRAGKTGIAVMLYDPRKSNFSKIERESGVKFEHMSAPQPADIAKVAGAEAAEKIAEISDRVIPVFKDVAEELVKSSVLSPAELLAKALAKIAGYTEIKSRSLLTSMENYVTVLLECGKPIYTPSMLNSSRGIDTITDTKRQGYTARMVVWIGLFGA is encoded by the exons ATGCAGTTCGGAGATGGACGAGCCCATGAATtcagtgaagaagaagaagaagaagaagaagaagaaaagatgAGGTTCGACAATGATAGCGAGAGGGAGGAAGATCCTAATGCGCTGACGAAATTCCGGATTTCCAAGGCGTTGAGGGAGACCCTCAAGGACAAGGGAATCGAGTCCTTGTTTCCGATTCAGGCCATGACCTTCAATACCATTCTTGATGGTTCTGATTTGGTCGGTAGGGCACGCACTGGTCAG GGTAAAACATTGGCTTTTATGTTGCCTATATTGGAATCGTTGACAAATGGGCCAGCGAAAACATCAAGGAAGACTGGATATGGAAGGCCACCAagtgttcttgtgcttttaccCACTAGGGAGCTGGCCACTCAG GTGTTTTCTGACTTTGAGATATACGATGGATCATTAGGGTTGAAATGTTGTTGTCTGTATGGGGGTTCGCCATACCAGCCACAGCAGATTCAGTTGAAAAGAGGTGCTGACATCGTTGTTGGTACCCCTGGTCGCATTAAG GATCACATAGATAGACAAACGATTGACTTGAGTGCACTAAAGTTTCGTGTACTTGATGAGGCTGATGAAATGCTGAGGATGGGTTTTGTTGAAGATGTTGAACTTATCTTGG GCAAGGTAGAGGATGCAAGTAGAGTCCAAACACTTCTTTTTAGTGCTACTTTACCAGAATGGGTAAAGCAT ATTGCAGCAAAATTTCTAAAACAAGATAAGAAAACTACGGATCTTGTTGGAAATGAGAAGATGAAGGCTAGCACCAACGTGAGACATATTGTTCTTCCCTGCTCTGGCTCTGCCAGATCGCAAATTATTCCTGATATTATCCACTGCTATAGTAG TGGAGGCCGCACTATTATCTTTACGGAGACAAAGGATTCTGCTTCCACACTAGCTGGATTACTACCTGGAGCACGTGCTTTGCACGGTGACATACAACAGGCTACACGTGAG GTCACACTTTCTGGATTCAGATCCGGAAAATTTTCAACCCTTGTGGCTACAAATGTAGCGGCACGTGGGTTAGATATTGATGACGTCCAGCTAATTATTCAG TGTGAACCACCTCGCGATGTAGAGGCATACATTCATCGCTCTGGAAGAACGGGAAGAGCAG GGAAAACTGGCATTGCTGTAATGCTTTATGATCCAAGGAAGTCAAACTTTTCAAAGATAGAAAGAGAATCTGGGGTGAAATTTGAACATATGTCAGCTCCACAGCCAGCAGATATAGCTAAAGTTGCTGGTGCAGAAGCTGCTGAGAAAATAGCTGAGATATCTGATAG AGTCATACCTGTATTTAAGGATGTTGCTGAAGAGCTAGTGAAGTCATCTGTTCTGTCCCCAGCAGAGTTGCTAGCAAAGGCACTGGCGAAAATTGCT GGCTATACTGAAATTAAGAGTAGGTCACTTCTCACTTCAATGGAAAACTATGTCACCGTTCTTCTTGAGTGTGGAAAGCCCATTTACACACCTTC CATGCTTAATTCTTCACGGGGCATTGACACTATAACTGACACAAAGCGGCAAGGATATACAGCACGGATGGTGGTTTGGATAGGCTTGTTTGGTGCATAA